The genomic interval AATCAGCCAGGTATTGCGGGCACCGAACATCCGGCGCGCGACATGCCCGGACAGCAAGCCCAGGAAGCCGATCGGACCACAGGCCGCGACGCCGGCCGCCGTCAGCAACCCGATCGCACCCAGACCGACCAGGCGAGCCCGCCGGACCGACAAGCCCAGCCCCGCAGCCACATCGTCGCCCAGGGCAAGCATGTCGAGATCACGAGCGTTGACGGCCGCAAGCACCAGCCCGACCACCGCGAACGGCAGCACCTGACCAGCCACATCCAGACCACGACCCGCCACCGAACCGACCGCCCAGAACCGATAGCTGTCCAGCGTGTCCGCGTCGAGGAGGACGATTGCAGAGGTGAACGCGCCGAGGAGCGCAGCGACCGCAGCGCCGGTGAGAGCCAGTCCGACCGGGGTCGCGCCGGTGCCACGCGATGCCAGTTGCTGTACGGCGAACGTCGCGACCAGCGCACCGATCAGGGCGACCCAGACCGTCGACGAGACGGACTCGACCAGGCCGACCTGCAGGCCGAGGACGACCGCGAACGCCGCGCCGGAGCTCACGCCGAAGATGCCCGGCTCGGCCAGCGCGTTGCGGGTGTGACCCTGCATCAACGTGCCGGCGATACCGAGACACAAACCGATCAGCGCGGCCACGACCGTGCGCGGGAAGCGCAGGCTGCGGACGATCACATCCGGATCGGACCCGTTGTTCGCGGTCAGCGCGTGCCACAACGCACCCGGCCCGAGCCAGCGCGAACCGAACGCGAGGCTGGCCGTGAACGCGAGCACCAGCACGGCGGCAAGAACGAGCAGCTGTGAGGTACGTCGTACCGCGGGACGCGCTGTGGGCGGTGCGGACGGAACGGCGGAAGACATATGGTTAGGGTTGCCTTACTTTGCTGAGGTCGAGAGTCACCTTATCCCGTCGCTTGGAGACATCTGTGCGCCTGCCTCGTTTCACCGCCCTGGTTGCCGTCGCGGCCCTCGCCCTCGCCGGTTGCGGCTCCTCGGACTCCGGCGATGCCGCCGCCGCGGGCAGCGCCTCGAGCGCCGGCTTCCCGCGGACCGTCGAGCACGCGATGGGCAAGACCGAGATCAAGACCAAGCCGAAGCGGGTGGTTGCACTCGACGCCAGCTTCGTGGACGCGACGCTGATCCTGGACACCCCGGTCGTCGGGT from Kribbella sp. NBC_00709 carries:
- a CDS encoding FecCD family ABC transporter permease, which gives rise to MSSAVPSAPPTARPAVRRTSQLLVLAAVLVLAFTASLAFGSRWLGPGALWHALTANNGSDPDVIVRSLRFPRTVVAALIGLCLGIAGTLMQGHTRNALAEPGIFGVSSGAAFAVVLGLQVGLVESVSSTVWVALIGALVATFAVQQLASRGTGATPVGLALTGAAVAALLGAFTSAIVLLDADTLDSYRFWAVGSVAGRGLDVAGQVLPFAVVGLVLAAVNARDLDMLALGDDVAAGLGLSVRRARLVGLGAIGLLTAAGVAACGPIGFLGLLSGHVARRMFGARNTWLIPAAGVIGATALVLADLVGRLVGGAGEVQAGVVLGVVGAPLFVLVVRRRAVAL